A genomic window from Brevibacillus agri includes:
- a CDS encoding sporulation histidine kinase inhibitor Sda, with translation MKYLSDQMLIEVYHRAVDLQLDSAFIELLRAELQTRNIRITQASA, from the coding sequence GTGAAATACTTGAGTGACCAGATGCTGATAGAAGTATATCATCGTGCTGTCGACCTTCAGCTAGATTCCGCTTTTATTGAATTGCTTCGCGCAGAGCTGCAGACACGCAACATTCGCATCACACAGGCCAGCGCCTAA
- a CDS encoding AbgT family transporter, producing MANGATNLKPQLEQQRGILKWIETVGNKLPHPFMLFVILCLALMVISAILSAMNLSVVHPGKGEAVAVKSLLSVEGIHWILTSMLKNFIEFPALGLVLAMTLGIGLAEKVGLLTSVLRKMMARVPKAIVSYAVVFVGVLGNLASDAAMVIIPPLGGLVFLAMGRHPIAGFAAGMAGVSSGFTANLFIAGTDALLSGISTEVARTIDPNAVVTPVDNWFFMSASVFFLAFAGGWITDKIIEPRLGTYQGDRNVQFDELTLQENKALRHAGIAALVFVVILALLVVPEGALLRDPKTGDFLTSPFLKGIIPIILLFFVTVSYVYGRAMGLMKTSKDMPHYMSEAIKDMSGFIVLAFTAAQFIAFFNWSNIGILMAVNGAEFMKSVGLTGLPVVIAFSLFTGICSLFITSGSALWAILAPVFMPMLMLLDYHPAFIQVAYRIADSATNTISPVNPYLPLILAFYQKYNKNAGMGTIFSTMMPYAIVFLVIWLIQMAIWYYAGLPVGPGVYPR from the coding sequence ATGGCAAATGGGGCAACAAATCTGAAACCGCAACTGGAGCAGCAAAGAGGCATTCTCAAATGGATCGAAACCGTCGGCAACAAGCTGCCGCATCCGTTCATGCTCTTTGTCATCCTCTGTTTGGCACTCATGGTCATCTCGGCGATTTTGTCCGCGATGAACTTGTCCGTCGTGCATCCCGGAAAAGGAGAGGCAGTCGCGGTCAAAAGCCTGCTTAGCGTCGAAGGCATTCACTGGATTTTGACGAGCATGCTGAAAAACTTCATCGAGTTTCCGGCTCTCGGACTGGTGCTGGCGATGACGCTCGGGATCGGCCTTGCGGAAAAAGTCGGGCTGTTGACCTCCGTGTTGCGAAAAATGATGGCCCGTGTGCCAAAGGCGATTGTCAGCTACGCGGTCGTATTCGTGGGCGTTCTCGGCAATCTCGCGTCTGATGCGGCGATGGTCATCATTCCGCCGCTTGGCGGGCTTGTTTTTCTGGCGATGGGGCGCCATCCGATCGCAGGATTTGCCGCCGGGATGGCGGGTGTATCCTCGGGCTTTACCGCGAACCTGTTTATCGCGGGAACCGATGCTCTCCTGTCGGGGATCAGTACAGAGGTAGCGCGGACGATTGATCCGAATGCCGTCGTCACTCCGGTGGACAACTGGTTTTTCATGTCGGCGTCCGTCTTTTTCCTCGCCTTTGCCGGAGGCTGGATTACCGACAAAATCATCGAGCCGCGCCTCGGCACATACCAGGGGGATCGGAACGTCCAGTTCGACGAGCTGACTTTGCAGGAAAACAAGGCGCTGCGTCACGCGGGGATCGCCGCGCTCGTCTTTGTCGTCATTCTCGCCCTGCTCGTGGTACCGGAAGGAGCGCTGTTGCGCGATCCGAAGACAGGCGATTTTCTGACCTCGCCGTTTTTAAAAGGAATCATTCCGATCATTTTGCTGTTCTTCGTCACCGTCTCGTATGTGTACGGACGAGCCATGGGGCTAATGAAGACGTCGAAGGACATGCCGCACTACATGTCAGAGGCGATCAAGGACATGTCCGGCTTCATCGTGCTCGCGTTCACAGCCGCTCAGTTCATTGCCTTTTTCAACTGGAGCAACATCGGCATCCTGATGGCGGTAAACGGCGCAGAGTTCATGAAAAGCGTCGGGCTGACCGGGCTGCCTGTTGTGATTGCCTTCAGCCTGTTTACAGGCATTTGCAGCCTGTTCATCACGAGCGGCTCCGCGCTGTGGGCGATCCTGGCTCCCGTGTTCATGCCGATGCTGATGCTGCTTGACTACCACCCGGCGTTCATTCAGGTGGCCTACCGGATTGCCGATTCGGCCACGAACACGATCTCTCCGGTGAACCCTTATTTGCCGCTCATCCTCGCTTTTTACCAGAAGTACAACAAGAACGCGGGGATGGGGACGATTTTCTCCACCATGATGCCGTATGCGATCGTCTTTTTGGTCATCTGGCTCATTCAGATGGCGATCTGGTATTACGCAGGCTTGCCAGTCGGGCCAGGTGTCTATCCGCGTTAA
- a CDS encoding MalY/PatB family protein, protein MYDFETRIERRGTDSVKWDIDNPKVNGEGMLPMWVADMDFACPPEVTEAIVQRAAHPIYGYPLKSAAFFASLQEWIRKRFGVEVETSWMAGIPGVVPGIHVAIEAYTSPGERVLIQTPVYHPFFHAVENRGRQVVRSSLREQDGHYEMDWDDLTKKLSDPAVKLMLLCSPHNPVGRVWTRQELERLGALCLEHGVIVVADEIHADLVYEQGSHTPYYSLPPELARQSVTFLAASKTFNLAGLFTSYLLTENRQLLRDFTATASRMGYENLNLFGMEATIAAYRHGEPWLNELLMYLQQNATYIQRYLSEHVPGVCMPVPQATYLGWMDFRRLGLKQPELNRLLREKAKLGFQDGVVFGQEGEGFQRINFACPRAVVEEAMERLKRAITE, encoded by the coding sequence ATGTACGACTTTGAGACGAGAATCGAGCGCAGAGGAACGGACAGCGTAAAATGGGACATTGACAATCCGAAGGTGAACGGAGAGGGCATGCTGCCGATGTGGGTGGCCGACATGGATTTTGCCTGCCCGCCGGAAGTGACGGAAGCGATTGTGCAGCGGGCGGCGCACCCGATCTACGGCTATCCGCTGAAGAGCGCCGCTTTTTTTGCGAGCTTGCAGGAGTGGATTCGCAAACGGTTTGGAGTCGAGGTGGAAACGAGCTGGATGGCGGGCATTCCGGGTGTAGTTCCTGGCATCCATGTCGCGATTGAGGCATATACATCACCAGGGGAGCGCGTTCTGATTCAGACGCCGGTGTACCATCCGTTTTTCCATGCGGTTGAAAACCGGGGACGGCAAGTCGTGCGCAGCTCGTTGCGCGAGCAAGACGGCCATTATGAGATGGACTGGGACGACCTGACCAAAAAGCTGAGCGACCCCGCAGTGAAGCTGATGCTTTTGTGCAGCCCGCACAATCCTGTCGGCAGAGTATGGACCAGGCAGGAGCTGGAGCGGCTCGGAGCCTTGTGCCTAGAGCATGGCGTAATCGTCGTGGCTGACGAAATCCACGCCGACCTCGTCTACGAGCAAGGCAGCCACACCCCGTACTATTCGCTTCCCCCGGAGCTGGCCAGACAGAGCGTGACGTTTTTGGCGGCTTCGAAGACGTTCAATCTGGCAGGGCTGTTCACGTCTTATCTGCTGACGGAAAACAGGCAACTGCTGCGCGATTTTACCGCGACCGCTTCCCGGATGGGCTACGAAAACTTGAACCTGTTCGGCATGGAAGCCACCATCGCGGCCTATCGGCACGGGGAGCCATGGCTCAACGAACTGCTTATGTACTTGCAGCAAAACGCGACGTACATCCAGCGCTATTTGTCTGAGCATGTACCGGGCGTCTGTATGCCTGTGCCGCAAGCAACCTATTTGGGCTGGATGGATTTTCGCCGTCTGGGCCTGAAACAGCCGGAGCTGAATCGTCTGCTTCGCGAAAAAGCAAAGCTCGGGTTTCAGGACGGCGTCGTGTTCGGACAGGAAGGGGAAGGCTTCCAGCGGATCAATTTTGCCTGCCCGCGCGCTGTCGTCGAAGAAGCGATGGAGCGTTTGAAGCGGGCCATTACGGAGTAG